A stretch of Amycolatopsis balhimycina FH 1894 DNA encodes these proteins:
- the coaE gene encoding dephospho-CoA kinase translates to MLRVGLTGGIGAGKSTVANRLAEHGALLVDSDRIAREVVEPGTEGLARLVGEFGPGILAADGSLDRPVLAAKAFADDESRRRLNAIVHPLVGARTGELMAAAKPDAIVVHDIPLLVENGLATAYHLVVVVDAPVEVRVRRLVSARGMAEEDARARIRAQASAEQRRAVADVWLDNGGAEDAVLAEVDALWADRLVPFEANVRLRRPRPPMSPKIAAYDLTWPAQAERVLARVRAVAGEPARRADHIGSTAIPGLPAKDVLDLQLTVSTLDDANTLRELLSDAGFPRLEGDWCDDAQDGGEPWPKCLHVGADPKRPVNLHVRSVETPAWRLALLFRDFLRANPDERDDYRDVKLRLAEAHAADGTVEAYADEKQEWVNAAFGRAEKWAAATGWTP, encoded by the coding sequence ATGTTGCGTGTGGGGTTGACGGGTGGGATCGGGGCAGGCAAGTCGACCGTGGCGAACCGGCTCGCCGAACACGGCGCCCTGCTGGTGGACTCCGACCGGATCGCGCGGGAGGTGGTCGAGCCCGGCACCGAGGGACTGGCCCGGCTGGTCGGGGAGTTCGGCCCTGGGATCCTCGCCGCGGACGGCTCGCTCGACCGGCCCGTGCTCGCCGCGAAGGCGTTCGCCGACGATGAATCGCGGCGCCGGCTCAACGCGATCGTGCACCCGCTGGTCGGCGCCCGAACCGGCGAGCTGATGGCCGCCGCGAAGCCGGACGCGATCGTCGTCCACGACATCCCGCTGCTGGTCGAGAACGGGCTGGCCACGGCCTACCACCTGGTCGTGGTCGTCGACGCGCCGGTCGAGGTGCGGGTGCGGCGGCTGGTTTCGGCCCGGGGGATGGCCGAGGAGGACGCGCGGGCGCGCATCCGGGCGCAGGCGAGCGCCGAGCAGCGCCGCGCCGTCGCCGACGTCTGGCTGGACAACGGCGGTGCCGAAGACGCCGTGCTCGCCGAGGTCGACGCGCTGTGGGCGGACCGGCTGGTGCCGTTCGAGGCGAACGTCCGGCTGCGCCGGCCGCGGCCGCCGATGTCGCCGAAGATCGCCGCGTACGACCTCACCTGGCCGGCGCAGGCCGAGCGCGTCCTCGCCCGAGTCCGCGCGGTGGCGGGGGAGCCGGCCCGCCGCGCCGACCACATCGGGTCGACGGCCATCCCCGGCCTGCCCGCCAAGGACGTCCTCGACCTGCAGCTCACGGTGTCCACTTTGGACGACGCGAACACGCTGCGGGAGCTGCTGTCCGACGCCGGCTTCCCCCGGCTGGAGGGCGACTGGTGCGACGACGCCCAGGACGGCGGCGAGCCGTGGCCCAAGTGCCTGCACGTCGGCGCCGACCCGAAGCGCCCGGTGAACCTGCACGTCCGGTCGGTGGAGACGCCGGCGTGGCGGCTCGCGCTGCTCTTCCGCGACTTCCTGCGCGCGAACCCGGACGAGCGCGACGACTACCGCGACGTGAAGCTGCGGCTGGCCGAGGCGCACGCCGCCGACGGCACGGTCGAGGCCTACGCCGACGAGAAGCAGGAGTGGGTGAACGCCGCGTTCGGCCGGGCGGAGAAGTGGGCCGCGGCCACCGGCTGGACGCCTTAG
- a CDS encoding LppU/SCO3897 family protein produces MTMPEDRPQQPAPEANPFGPPASGAALPPYPSAPYPSAQYPPAPYPTPPPLGLPPKKRGGLKLALRIGVPLVFLAVVVVIGLTSSTAKSSNVGDCLKGNTDNADSVTSVACGPEASYKIVGKVANQSQLALTVGGGCDQFPTATVAYWEGVKSSEGTLLCLEDVKNPGKGMPVVGDCVKGDLSDAAHTEKVPCGPEASYKVAGVEDGGALGGLTTAVCAKVPSAAASMEWKRQGSLSSKVLCLEDLKNPDNRKPAVGECMATGANDELHLAPCKKGAAKVLGQVDGLTKMDGLSKTVEEICKDFPGADQAASWSMKGSFAVTTYCMQSVKK; encoded by the coding sequence ATGACGATGCCCGAAGACAGACCGCAGCAGCCCGCGCCGGAAGCGAATCCCTTCGGGCCCCCGGCCTCGGGGGCTGCCCTGCCGCCGTACCCGTCCGCGCCGTACCCATCCGCGCAGTACCCGCCCGCGCCGTACCCGACGCCTCCGCCGCTCGGCTTGCCGCCCAAGAAGCGTGGTGGCCTCAAACTCGCGCTGCGGATCGGTGTTCCCCTCGTGTTCCTCGCGGTCGTGGTCGTGATCGGGCTGACCTCGTCCACGGCCAAGAGCAGCAACGTCGGCGACTGCCTCAAGGGCAACACGGACAACGCCGACAGCGTGACCTCGGTGGCCTGTGGCCCGGAGGCCAGCTACAAGATCGTCGGCAAGGTCGCGAACCAGTCTCAGCTGGCACTGACCGTCGGCGGCGGCTGTGACCAGTTCCCGACCGCGACCGTCGCGTACTGGGAGGGCGTCAAGTCCTCGGAGGGCACGTTGCTCTGCCTGGAGGACGTGAAGAACCCGGGCAAGGGCATGCCGGTGGTGGGTGACTGCGTCAAGGGAGACCTCTCCGATGCCGCCCACACCGAAAAGGTCCCGTGTGGACCGGAGGCGAGCTACAAGGTCGCCGGTGTCGAGGACGGCGGCGCGCTGGGCGGGCTCACGACCGCGGTCTGCGCCAAGGTCCCGTCCGCGGCCGCCTCGATGGAGTGGAAGCGGCAGGGCAGCCTGTCGTCGAAGGTCCTGTGCCTGGAAGACCTGAAGAACCCGGACAACCGGAAGCCCGCCGTCGGCGAGTGCATGGCGACCGGCGCCAACGACGAGCTCCACCTCGCCCCCTGCAAGAAGGGTGCGGCGAAGGTGCTCGGTCAGGTGGACGGCCTGACCAAGATGGACGGTCTGTCGAAGACCGTCGAGGAGATCTGCAAGGACTTCCCCGGCGCCGACCAGGCGGCTTCCTGGAGCATGAAGGGCTCCTTCGCGGTGACCACCTACTGCATGCAGTCGGTCAAGAAGTAG
- a CDS encoding HNH endonuclease signature motif containing protein has product MAERVIWQADAVALAGRLGALFASIRSAEAEVGALLVEIEQRGVLELFGYRSVPRLLEHLADVPKSSAERMVKRARAVNPGVSLDGAPIPAIAAATGVVARSGRLSDPMIDVIVGVLQDVPPEHREGAEQHLLGFAEEAGHRQVAALGARILAHLDPDGTEPDDTEIAIPTRELSLRRKRTGMWEISGKLDDETGARASALLDSLAQRRSTDEGPDLRSPQERYGDAFSDAVDLALNSPELPRQAGERAHVMVTVSLEDLKSGVGTALLGDVGTISAAEARLHACDCNIIPAVLGTKSEPLDLGRLRRLVSPALRHALYLRDRGCAFPGCHRPPRHCQGHHVRHWADGGPTELGNLVLTCAHHHRLLHRSGWEVRIAADGLPEFLPPIFLDKRRKPRRNNLHQPLPVAA; this is encoded by the coding sequence ATGGCCGAACGCGTGATCTGGCAAGCCGATGCGGTGGCACTCGCCGGCCGTCTCGGTGCCCTGTTCGCGTCCATCCGGTCTGCTGAGGCTGAAGTTGGGGCGTTGTTGGTGGAGATCGAGCAGCGCGGTGTGCTGGAGCTGTTCGGTTACCGATCGGTCCCCCGCCTTCTCGAGCATCTGGCTGATGTTCCGAAGTCCTCGGCCGAGCGGATGGTGAAGCGGGCGCGGGCGGTCAATCCCGGTGTGAGCCTTGATGGCGCTCCGATTCCCGCGATCGCTGCTGCGACTGGGGTTGTGGCTCGGTCGGGGCGGTTGAGTGACCCGATGATCGATGTGATTGTCGGGGTGTTGCAGGATGTTCCGCCTGAGCATCGTGAGGGTGCCGAGCAGCATCTGCTCGGCTTTGCTGAGGAGGCCGGGCATCGGCAGGTCGCTGCCCTGGGCGCCCGGATCCTGGCCCATCTCGACCCCGACGGCACCGAGCCGGACGACACCGAAATCGCCATCCCGACCCGGGAACTGTCGTTGCGGCGTAAGAGAACCGGGATGTGGGAGATCAGCGGCAAACTCGACGATGAGACCGGCGCCCGCGCCAGCGCGCTCCTCGACTCTCTCGCGCAGCGCCGCAGCACCGACGAGGGCCCAGACCTGCGCTCGCCGCAGGAACGTTACGGTGATGCGTTCTCCGACGCGGTCGATCTGGCGTTGAATTCTCCGGAGTTGCCGAGGCAGGCCGGTGAACGCGCGCACGTGATGGTCACGGTCTCCTTGGAGGATTTGAAGTCCGGGGTGGGCACCGCGCTGCTCGGTGATGTCGGGACGATCTCGGCGGCGGAGGCCCGGTTGCATGCCTGTGACTGCAACATCATCCCCGCGGTCCTCGGTACGAAGAGCGAACCGCTGGACCTGGGGCGCCTGCGTCGCCTGGTCAGCCCCGCACTCCGGCACGCCCTGTATCTGCGCGACCGGGGCTGCGCATTTCCTGGGTGTCATCGCCCACCCCGCCACTGTCAGGGCCATCACGTCCGCCATTGGGCGGATGGTGGTCCGACGGAGCTGGGGAATCTGGTGCTGACGTGCGCTCACCACCACAGGCTGTTGCATCGCTCCGGGTGGGAAGTCCGCATCGCCGCCGACGGTCTCCCGGAGTTCCTGCCGCCGATCTTCTTGGACAAGCGGCGAAAACCCAGGCGAAACAATCTCCACCAACCGCTGCCCGTCGCGGCGTAA
- a CDS encoding class II glutamine amidotransferase: MCRLFGLSAAPQRVHATFWLLEAPDSLAAQSRREPDGTGLGVFGADGAPRIWKQPLAAYADEQFAYEAKQCESVTFLAHIRYASTGGVEPRNTHPFTQHGRLFAHNGVIGDLPALEARLGDYRDLVEGDTDSERFFALVTREIDEHDGDVGAGITAAARWAAAHLPVYALNLVLTTSSELWALRYPDTHDLCFLARAPGGPHGDRHLEHASAAGRIRARSGPLAHHRAVVVASEPMDEDPGWQHLQPGQLLHVGPGQVVTRRTVLEQPPRHPLTLDDLGTHAAASQQGR; this comes from the coding sequence ATGTGTCGTCTGTTCGGTTTGTCCGCTGCGCCACAACGGGTTCACGCCACTTTCTGGCTGCTCGAAGCCCCGGACAGCCTGGCCGCGCAGAGCCGGCGGGAACCCGACGGGACCGGTTTGGGGGTCTTCGGCGCGGATGGTGCGCCGCGGATCTGGAAACAGCCGCTCGCCGCCTACGCGGACGAGCAGTTCGCCTACGAAGCCAAGCAGTGTGAGTCGGTGACGTTCCTCGCGCACATCCGCTACGCCTCGACCGGCGGTGTCGAGCCCCGGAACACCCATCCTTTCACGCAACACGGCCGTCTCTTCGCCCACAACGGCGTGATCGGCGACCTGCCGGCGCTGGAAGCCCGGCTCGGCGACTACCGGGACCTCGTCGAAGGCGACACCGACTCCGAGCGGTTCTTCGCCCTCGTCACGCGGGAGATCGACGAGCACGACGGTGACGTCGGCGCCGGGATCACCGCCGCCGCGCGGTGGGCCGCCGCGCACCTGCCCGTCTACGCGCTCAACCTCGTTCTGACCACCTCCAGCGAGCTGTGGGCGTTGCGGTACCCGGACACCCACGACCTCTGCTTCCTCGCCAGGGCGCCGGGTGGGCCGCACGGCGACCGCCACCTCGAACACGCCAGTGCCGCCGGCCGCATCCGGGCCCGCTCCGGGCCGCTCGCCCACCACCGCGCCGTCGTCGTCGCCAGTGAGCCGATGGACGAAGATCCCGGCTGGCAGCACCTGCAGCCCGGTCAGCTGCTGCATGTCGGCCCCGGCCAGGTCGTCACCCGCCGGACCGTCCTCGAACAGCCGCCGCGGCACCCGCTCACCCTCGACGATCTCGGCACGCACGCCGCCGCGTCGCAGCAAGGCCGGTGA
- a CDS encoding isocitrate lyase/PEP mutase family protein, protein MSDLKAHADLLRELHHGKLLVLPNAWDEASAELVVEAGFPVVATSSAAVADVLGHQDGEKAPWREMFAAAARIAAVVPVPVTVDAEAGYGLQPDELVDRLLEAGAVGCNLEDTDHRAGGLVDAAEHADWLARVRAAADASGVPVVVNARIDAFLPPSGIPEETRPAEAIRRGRLYRQAGADCVYPIGMTSRDDVARLVAEVPGPVNGNTGAALDLDTLAALGVARVSYGPRFYRAGPGQLRGALETLRRTEEPDGRAPRR, encoded by the coding sequence ATGTCCGACTTGAAAGCCCACGCCGACCTGCTGCGCGAACTCCACCACGGGAAGCTGCTCGTCCTGCCGAACGCCTGGGACGAGGCCAGCGCCGAACTCGTCGTCGAGGCCGGGTTCCCGGTTGTGGCGACCTCCAGCGCCGCCGTGGCCGACGTGCTGGGCCACCAGGACGGCGAGAAGGCGCCCTGGCGGGAGATGTTCGCCGCCGCCGCCCGGATCGCGGCCGTCGTGCCCGTTCCGGTGACCGTCGATGCCGAGGCCGGCTACGGCCTCCAGCCGGACGAGCTGGTGGACCGGCTCCTCGAGGCCGGGGCCGTCGGCTGCAACCTGGAGGACACCGACCACCGGGCCGGGGGTCTCGTCGACGCTGCCGAGCACGCCGACTGGCTGGCCCGGGTGCGCGCGGCCGCCGACGCGTCCGGCGTCCCGGTCGTCGTCAACGCGCGCATCGACGCGTTCCTGCCGCCCAGCGGGATTCCCGAAGAAACCCGGCCGGCCGAAGCGATCCGGCGGGGCCGGCTGTACCGGCAGGCCGGTGCCGACTGCGTCTACCCGATCGGGATGACGAGCCGTGACGACGTCGCCCGGCTGGTCGCCGAGGTGCCGGGCCCGGTCAACGGCAACACCGGCGCCGCGCTGGACCTGGACACCCTGGCGGCGCTGGGGGTCGCCAGGGTGTCCTACGGGCCCCGCTTCTACCGCGCGGGACCCGGACAGCTGCGCGGCGCCCTCGAGACCCTGCGCCGGACCGAGGAACCGGATGGCCGGGCGCCCCGTCGATGA
- a CDS encoding maleylpyruvate isomerase N-terminal domain-containing protein, translating to MAGRPVDEVVLASALDYAVTSAAGIGLADLRRPSACAGWTVADALAHLTASLRCLATALASGAVPCPVTPPAGPVTARTLRRELGRAAVSFGAAARDLRGRRSVAVDGLPLPCHRLVVVGAIEAAVHGWDVARRPVPGELATRLLAVLPLVVDDTTRRGVFADPVALPPGRPAGERLLAALGRDQLHQDRFLLPPGDVQ from the coding sequence ATGGCCGGGCGCCCCGTCGATGAGGTGGTCCTCGCTTCGGCCCTGGACTACGCGGTGACGTCGGCGGCGGGGATCGGTCTCGCCGATCTTCGCCGCCCGTCGGCCTGCGCCGGCTGGACCGTCGCGGACGCGCTGGCCCACCTGACGGCGTCGCTCCGGTGCTTGGCCACGGCCCTGGCCTCCGGCGCCGTGCCGTGCCCGGTCACCCCGCCTGCCGGGCCGGTCACGGCGCGGACGCTGCGCCGCGAGCTCGGCCGGGCGGCGGTTTCGTTCGGCGCCGCGGCCCGCGATCTCCGGGGGCGGCGCTCGGTCGCCGTCGACGGCTTGCCGCTGCCCTGTCACCGGCTGGTCGTCGTGGGCGCGATCGAGGCGGCCGTCCACGGCTGGGACGTCGCCCGCCGGCCCGTCCCCGGTGAGCTCGCCACCCGGCTGCTCGCCGTGCTGCCCCTGGTCGTCGACGACACGACCCGGCGCGGGGTGTTCGCCGATCCGGTCGCCCTGCCGCCGGGCCGCCCGGCCGGGGAACGCCTGCTCGCGGCCCTCGGCCGCGATCAGCTGCACCAGGACCGATTCCTTTTGCCGCCGGGTGATGTCCAATGA
- a CDS encoding RNA polymerase subunit sigma-70 has protein sequence MSSETIPRAGNAWWRDEFDALRPALVAHCYRMTGSYHDAEDVVQETYLKAARGVDAFEGRSSVKTWLYRIATNTCLTELNHRNRRVLPAGLGAPADDPDARVHGDDSLAWLEPLPDAVLGHQPGDPGDVVVLRESVRLALIAALQYLPVRQRAAFLLREVLSWSAAEIADALGVSVPAVKSLLQRARGRLDALDPDGPPPRTPDAGVERALLDRYIAAFEAADAAAIRAVVQDDFSLEAVPHPVWFKGVHVCLPFLERHAFAAGGTVRLLPTRANGQPAAGSYRPDASGTLRAEGLWVFTMTGDRFSRAVKFLDPDLVTAAGLPARPA, from the coding sequence GTGTCTTCGGAGACGATCCCGCGGGCGGGAAACGCGTGGTGGCGAGACGAGTTCGACGCGCTTCGCCCGGCCCTGGTCGCGCACTGCTACCGGATGACCGGCTCGTACCACGACGCCGAGGACGTCGTCCAGGAGACCTATCTCAAGGCGGCGCGGGGCGTGGACGCGTTCGAAGGGCGCTCGTCGGTCAAGACCTGGCTCTACCGGATCGCGACCAACACCTGCCTCACCGAGCTGAACCACCGGAACCGGCGCGTGCTGCCCGCCGGGCTCGGCGCACCGGCAGACGATCCGGACGCCCGCGTCCACGGTGACGACTCGCTCGCGTGGCTCGAGCCGCTGCCCGACGCCGTGCTCGGGCACCAGCCCGGCGATCCGGGGGACGTCGTCGTGCTGCGCGAGTCGGTGCGGCTGGCGCTGATCGCGGCACTGCAGTACCTGCCGGTCCGCCAGCGCGCGGCGTTCCTGCTCCGGGAGGTGCTTTCCTGGTCCGCCGCCGAGATCGCCGACGCCCTCGGCGTCAGCGTTCCCGCCGTCAAGAGCCTGCTGCAACGCGCCCGCGGCAGGCTCGACGCCCTGGATCCGGACGGTCCGCCGCCGCGGACGCCGGACGCCGGCGTCGAGCGGGCGCTGCTCGACCGCTACATCGCGGCCTTCGAGGCCGCGGACGCCGCCGCCATCCGCGCGGTCGTCCAGGACGACTTCAGCCTCGAAGCCGTGCCGCACCCGGTCTGGTTCAAGGGGGTGCACGTGTGCCTGCCGTTCCTGGAGCGGCACGCCTTCGCCGCCGGCGGGACCGTCCGGCTGCTGCCCACGCGGGCCAACGGCCAGCCGGCGGCGGGCAGCTACCGGCCCGACGCTTCGGGGACCCTGCGCGCCGAAGGCCTGTGGGTGTTCACGATGACCGGAGACCGCTTCTCCCGGGCCGTCAAGTTCCTCGATCCGGACCTCGTCACCGCCGCCGGCCTGCCCGCGCGGCCGGCCTGA
- a CDS encoding sugar phosphate isomerase/epimerase family protein, with the protein MGWRFAVSTLGMPGVPVREAARTALAHGCEGLELRVHPDEEVHWGLSGHAADRVRSFLADQGLAIAALAGYAKVAAPGADEPVVDELKALIGLAHRIGAPAVRVFPGGDGDARPRIGAVLGDLRDAGVRLLVETHDSHPTGAAALDLVAGFGEPDLAAVLWDAVHPWRAGEAPAVTREVLGPYLGYFQVKDAVSLEDPTPVPPGEGAVPLGECGELLRSWSGWVSLEWEKAWYPAIAPVETPLRTAAAWFGRYAPR; encoded by the coding sequence ATGGGGTGGCGGTTCGCGGTCAGCACGCTGGGCATGCCCGGTGTTCCCGTGCGGGAAGCCGCGCGCACCGCGCTCGCGCACGGCTGCGAAGGCCTGGAACTGCGCGTGCACCCGGACGAGGAAGTCCACTGGGGACTGTCCGGCCACGCCGCCGACCGGGTGCGGTCCTTCCTGGCCGACCAGGGGCTGGCCATCGCCGCCCTGGCCGGCTACGCGAAGGTCGCCGCGCCCGGTGCCGACGAACCCGTGGTCGACGAGTTGAAGGCACTGATCGGCTTGGCGCACCGGATCGGCGCGCCGGCGGTGCGCGTCTTCCCGGGCGGCGACGGTGACGCGCGGCCGCGCATCGGCGCGGTTCTCGGCGACCTGCGCGACGCCGGGGTGCGGCTGCTGGTCGAGACGCACGACTCGCACCCCACCGGGGCCGCGGCCCTGGACCTGGTCGCCGGGTTCGGGGAACCGGACCTGGCCGCCGTGCTGTGGGACGCGGTCCACCCGTGGCGCGCCGGGGAGGCACCGGCCGTCACCCGGGAGGTGCTCGGCCCCTACCTCGGCTACTTCCAGGTCAAGGACGCCGTCAGCCTCGAGGATCCCACCCCGGTGCCGCCGGGGGAGGGCGCGGTCCCGCTCGGCGAGTGCGGCGAACTCCTGCGTTCGTGGTCGGGCTGGGTCTCCCTGGAGTGGGAAAAGGCGTGGTACCCGGCCATCGCGCCGGTGGAGACGCCCTTGCGCACGGCGGCGGCCTGGTTCGGCCGGTACGCGCCGCGGTGA
- a CDS encoding lytic polysaccharide monooxygenase auxiliary activity family 9 protein, whose protein sequence is MVPRRIRPRKTLLSLVVTAVTAVLLGGVLTGVADAHGSATDPPSRNYGCWNRWGSDFQNPAMATKDPMCWQAWQADPNAMWNWNGLYREGVKGNHQGAIPDRTLCSGGRTQAPRYNSLDTVGAWQMANKDNRFTLTITDQAHHGADYLLVYITKQGFDPATQPLGWGNLELVAQTGRYAPAGQYQVAVNAGTRTGRHVVYTIWQASHLDQSYYFCSDVNFSGR, encoded by the coding sequence GTGGTTCCCCGACGGATCCGCCCCCGCAAGACCCTGCTCTCCCTGGTGGTGACGGCGGTGACCGCCGTGCTGCTGGGCGGCGTGCTCACCGGCGTCGCCGACGCGCACGGTTCGGCCACCGACCCGCCGTCGCGCAACTACGGCTGCTGGAACCGCTGGGGCAGCGACTTCCAGAACCCTGCGATGGCGACCAAGGACCCGATGTGCTGGCAGGCCTGGCAGGCCGACCCGAACGCGATGTGGAACTGGAACGGCCTCTACCGCGAAGGGGTCAAGGGCAACCACCAGGGCGCGATCCCCGACCGCACGCTGTGCAGCGGCGGGCGTACGCAGGCGCCCCGGTACAACTCCCTCGACACGGTCGGCGCGTGGCAGATGGCGAACAAGGACAACCGGTTCACCCTCACCATCACCGACCAGGCCCACCACGGCGCGGACTACCTGCTGGTGTACATCACCAAGCAGGGCTTCGACCCGGCGACCCAGCCGCTGGGCTGGGGCAACCTCGAACTGGTCGCCCAGACGGGCCGCTACGCACCCGCGGGGCAGTACCAGGTCGCGGTGAACGCGGGCACCCGGACGGGACGGCACGTCGTCTACACGATCTGGCAGGCGAGCCACCTGGACCAGTCGTACTACTTCTGCAGTGACGTCAACTTCTCCGGACGCTAG
- a CDS encoding DUF3618 domain-containing protein translates to MTEPERLRREIEGTQRNLSTDVNALTEKVTPGRIVERRVGRLRTAFGNARDSVMGTAAGTASTAGDKVGSVASATGEKVSSAADAVSDAPASIRRGTQGNPLAAGLIAFGAGWLVSSLLPASDPERRLAGRATDLAREHVAPAAQHAAEELKENLREPVQQAADSVKSEAADAASTVKDEARSATGDVTGRAQEARENVRSQG, encoded by the coding sequence ATGACCGAACCGGAGCGGCTCCGCCGCGAAATCGAAGGCACGCAACGGAATCTCAGCACGGACGTGAACGCCCTCACCGAAAAGGTGACCCCGGGCCGGATCGTCGAACGCCGCGTCGGCCGGCTGCGCACGGCGTTCGGCAACGCGCGGGACAGCGTCATGGGCACGGCGGCCGGCACGGCCTCGACCGCGGGCGACAAGGTGGGCTCGGTCGCCTCGGCGACCGGGGAAAAGGTGAGCTCGGCCGCCGACGCCGTCAGCGACGCGCCGGCGTCGATCCGCCGTGGCACGCAGGGCAACCCGCTGGCCGCCGGCCTGATCGCCTTCGGCGCCGGCTGGCTCGTGTCGTCCCTGCTGCCCGCGAGCGATCCGGAGCGCCGGCTCGCCGGCCGGGCGACCGACCTCGCCCGCGAGCACGTGGCACCGGCCGCCCAGCACGCCGCCGAAGAGCTGAAGGAGAACCTGCGCGAGCCCGTGCAGCAGGCGGCGGACTCGGTGAAGTCCGAAGCCGCGGACGCGGCGTCCACGGTCAAGGACGAAGCACGTTCGGCGACCGGCGACGTCACCGGCCGCGCCCAGGAGGCCCGGGAAAACGTGCGGTCCCAGGGCTGA
- a CDS encoding phage holin family protein: MTPGPGPDRPVDVADSSVGELMSNVMKDLSTLVRQEMELAKAEVKAEAGKAAKGAGMLGGAGFAGYMVVLFLSLALWQGLANVMDAGWAALIVAVVWVIAGAVLYATGRREVRRINPKPERTVETLQQVPDALKGGRP, encoded by the coding sequence ATGACGCCGGGACCCGGGCCCGACCGGCCCGTCGACGTCGCCGACAGTTCGGTCGGCGAGCTGATGTCCAACGTCATGAAGGACCTCTCCACCCTGGTGCGGCAGGAGATGGAGCTGGCGAAGGCCGAAGTGAAGGCCGAGGCGGGCAAGGCCGCGAAGGGCGCGGGCATGCTCGGCGGCGCGGGGTTCGCCGGCTACATGGTCGTGCTGTTCCTTTCCCTGGCGCTGTGGCAGGGCTTGGCGAACGTGATGGACGCGGGCTGGGCGGCGCTCATCGTCGCGGTGGTGTGGGTGATCGCCGGCGCCGTGCTCTACGCGACCGGGCGGCGCGAGGTCCGCCGGATCAACCCGAAACCCGAACGCACCGTCGAGACGCTGCAGCAAGTCCCGGACGCACTGAAAGGCGGACGACCATGA
- a CDS encoding SRPBCC family protein, with protein sequence MSTVTESVDVETDVTTAYNQWTQFESFPHFMEGVDEIRQLDDTHTRWKVSVAGQTREFDATITEQHPDERIAWKSDSGPTHAGVVTFHRLDDRHTRVTAQLDIDPDGFVENVADKLGILDRRVKGDLGRFKTFIEERGSRETGAWRGDVERPGN encoded by the coding sequence ATGAGCACCGTCACCGAATCCGTCGACGTCGAGACCGACGTCACCACCGCCTACAACCAGTGGACGCAGTTCGAGTCCTTCCCGCACTTCATGGAGGGCGTCGACGAGATCCGGCAGCTCGACGACACCCACACCCGCTGGAAGGTCAGCGTCGCCGGGCAGACCCGCGAGTTCGACGCCACGATCACCGAGCAGCACCCCGACGAGCGCATCGCCTGGAAGTCGGACTCCGGCCCGACGCACGCGGGTGTCGTGACGTTCCACCGCCTCGACGACCGGCACACCCGGGTCACCGCGCAGCTCGACATCGACCCGGACGGCTTCGTCGAGAACGTCGCCGACAAGCTCGGCATCCTCGACCGCCGCGTCAAGGGCGACCTCGGCCGGTTCAAGACGTTCATCGAGGAGCGCGGCAGCCGGGAGACCGGCGCGTGGCGCGGTGACGTCGAACGTCCCGGGAACTGA
- a CDS encoding STAS domain-containing protein gives MADDGTPVLTVRIRTLPEAVVVAAVGDLDLGTAPMLRARARAALDGGPGALIVDLGGIAFCGSAGLQVIAELVAATAAADLPFAVVADRRPVLRTLRLSHLDATLALYPTLAGARAWLRERPSV, from the coding sequence GTGGCCGACGACGGGACGCCTGTACTGACGGTGCGGATCCGCACCTTGCCCGAAGCCGTCGTCGTCGCGGCGGTCGGCGACTTGGACCTCGGCACCGCGCCGATGCTGCGCGCGCGGGCCCGGGCGGCCCTCGACGGCGGCCCGGGCGCGCTCATCGTGGACCTGGGCGGGATCGCGTTCTGCGGCTCGGCGGGGCTGCAGGTGATCGCCGAGCTCGTCGCGGCGACCGCCGCCGCGGACCTGCCGTTCGCGGTCGTCGCCGACCGGCGGCCGGTGCTGCGCACCCTGCGGCTCAGCCACCTGGACGCCACGCTCGCGCTGTACCCGACCCTGGCCGGCGCCCGCGCGTGGCTGCGGGAGCGGCCCAGCGTGTGA